The Platichthys flesus chromosome 10, fPlaFle2.1, whole genome shotgun sequence genome includes a window with the following:
- the LOC133962551 gene encoding homeobox protein six1b has protein sequence MSILPSFGFTQEQVACVCEVLQQGGNLERLGRFLWSLPACDHLHKNESVLKAKAVVAFHRGNFRELYKILESHQFSPHNHPKLQQLWLKAHYVEAEKLRGRPLGAVGKYRVRRKFPLPRTIWDGEETSYCFKEKSRGVLREWYTHNPYPSPREKRELAEATGLTTTQVSNWFKNRRQRDRAAEAKERENSENSNAGGNKQNQLSPLDGGKSLMSSSEDEFSPPQSPDQNSALLLQGNMSHPGASAYPMSGLGPPQPVHGMHGHPHQLQDSLLGPLTSSLVDLGS, from the exons ATGTCTATATTACCGTCCTTCGGCTTTACGCAGGAGCAAGTGGCGTGCGTCTGCGAGGTGCTGCAGCAGGGAGGGAACCTGGAGAGGCTCGGCCGCTTCCTGTGGTCCCTGCCCGCCTGCGATCACCTCCACAAGAACGAGAGCGTCCTCAAAGCAAAGGCGGTGGTGGCCTTCCACCGGGGGAACTTCAGGGAGCTCTACAAGATCCTGGAGAGCCACCAGTTCTCCCCGCACAACCACccgaagctgcagcagctgtggctgaaGGCGCACTACGTGGAGGCGGAGAAGCTGCGCGGCCGGCCGCTCGGAGCCGTCGGGAAGTACCGGGTGCGCAGGAAATTCCCGCTGCCCCGCACGATATGGGACGGCGAGGAGACGAGCTACTGCTTCAAGGAGAAGAGCCGGGGGGTGCTGAGGGAGTGGTACACGCACAACCCGTACCCGTCCCCGCGGGAAAAGAGGGAGCTGGCCGAGGCCACGGGACTGACCACGACGCAGGTCAGCAACTGGTTCAAAAACAGACGGCAGCGGGACAGAGCCGCAGAGGCGAAGGAGAG AGAGAACAGCGAAAACAGCAACGCAGGCGGCAACAAACAGAACCAGCTGTCCCCGCTGGACGGAGGAAAGTCTCTCATGTCCAGCTCGGAGGACGAGTTTTCTCCGCCACAGAGCCCCGACCAGAACTCAGCGCTTTTGCTCCAGGGTAACATGAGCCACCCGGGGGCCTCTGCTTACCCCATGTCCGGCCTGGGGCCCCCACAGCCGGTGCACGGCATGCACGGACACCCGCACCAGCTGCAGGACTCCTTGTTGGGACCTCTAACTTCCAGCCTTGTGGATTTGGGCTCTTAG
- the six4a gene encoding homeobox protein SIX4a, producing the protein MSSSAVEVTTANDIKRENVKELDERECIKFVALDAAELSMERTASNADAVRTELLVNAASSLAFSPEQVACVCEALQQGGNVDRLARFLWSLPQSDLLRGNESILKAQALVAFHQARYQELYSILENHSFSTSNHTSLQELWYKARYTEAEKARGRPLGAVDKYRIRRKYPLPRTIWDGEETVYCFKERSRNALKDLYTQNRYPSPAEKRNLAKITGLSLTQVSNWFKNRRQRDRNPSEAQSKSESDGNHSTEDESSKGQDEMSPRPLSNSSDGVIHHGIQTGHLDGGVVIQQIGDIKMPPVSSSGGLYNGSLVTSNTSSSVFHNGGSSYLHTPGNILFNGLNLGIQPLAFNPLRPSGGVLLGSSGVDMQMHTGQEKGLGSSAEDSNLHYASYSGCVNGADVKLEGAHSMAAQNGGSSVLTFSSSSGALQLGGYSLVHVPSGVSDSDGSSLLNSDVGLSPMQLSSASSASTIPQQGTIPLDSVAVSSSSDDSFQQQDKMTMSSLHHSTVLYSMSNAGQTSIKKEPLEGGVYSSYHHGLHLDHSGQISYTTPNSEEAPSSQGSTRTNGVPTITSSSPEPEVYTTLTISTPLMAQTDTGSHHLQPTEYLGVHEIRGHPPSHLMGPGMNSNYMNLSENKVDGSGGMNEMVRAMCGEMEAVEGKELAKLQTVHMDEDMADL; encoded by the exons atgtcttcttctGCCGTAGAAGTCACAACAGCGAATGACATCAAGAGGGAAAATGTGAAGGAGCTGGATGAGCGGGAGTGCATCAAGTTTGTGGCGCTGGACGCGGCGGAGTTGTCCATGGAGCGCACGGCTTCCAACGCTGACGCGGTGCGCACGGAGCTGCTGGTGAACGCCGCGTCCTCCCTGGCTTTCTCCCCGGAGCAAGTGGCGTGCGTGTGCGAGGCTCTGCAGCAGGGAGGCAATGTGGACAGGCTGGCCAGGTTCCTGTGGTCCCTGCCACAGAGCGACCTGCTCCGCGGCAACGAAAGCATCCTGAAGGCGCAAGCGCTCGTCGCTTTCCACCAGGCGCGGTACCAGGAGCTGTACAGTATCCTGGAGAACCACAGCTTCAGCACGTCCAACCACACCTCTCTGCAGGAACTGTGGTACAAGGCCCGGTACACCGAGGCGGAGAAGGCGCGGGGGAGACCCCTTGGCGCCGTGGACAAGTACCGGATCCGGAGAAAGTACCCTCTCCCCAGGACTATCTGGGACGGCGAGGAGACGGTGTATTGTTTCAAGGAGAGGTCTCGGAACGCGCTGAAGGATCTGTACACTCAGAATAGGTACCCCTCTCCTGCCGAGAAGCGAAACCTCGCCAAGATCACAGGACTCTCCTTGACCCAGGTCAGCAACTGGTTCAAAAAccggaggcagagagacagaaacccGTCCGAGGCACAGTCCAAGAG TGAATCCGATGGTAACCACAGCACAGAGGATGAGTCTAGTAAAGGCCAGGATGAGATGTCACCCCGGCCCCTCTCCAACTCCTCAGATGGGGTCATCCACCATGGGATTCAAACAGGGCATCTGGACGGTGGGGTGGTCATCCAGCAGATCGGGGACATCAAGATGCCCCCCGTATCCAGCAGTGGCGGCCTCTACAATGGAAGTCTAGTGACCAGTAACACCTCATCTTCCGTCTTCCACAATGGCGGCTCGTCTTACCTCCACACACCCGGAAACATCCTCTTCAACGGGCTCAACTTGGGCATACAGCCCCTGGCCTTCAACCCTCTGAGGCCGTCGGGAGGGGTGTTGCTCGGGAGCTCTGGGGTGGACATGCAGATGCACACAGGGCAGGAGAAGGGACTGGGCAGTTCTGCAGAGGACTCCAACCTGCACTACGCCTCCTACTCCGGATGTGTGAACGGAGCCGACGTGAAGCTGGAGGGGGCTCACTCCATGGCCGCCCAGAACGGGGGCTCCTCCGTGCTGACGTTCAGCTCCTCGTCAGGTGCGCTGCAGCTGGGCGGCTACAGTCTGGTGCACGTACCGAGCGGAGTGTCTGACAGTGATGGCAGCTCATTACTCAACAGTGATGTGGGTCTTTCTCCCATGCAgctctcctcagcctcctcgGCCTCAACTATCCCACAACAAG gAACCATACCTCTGGACAGCGTAGCAGTGAGTTCCTCCAGCGACGACTCGTTCCAGCAGCAGGACAAGATGACCATGTCGTCTCTGCACCACAGCACTGTCCTCTACAGCATGAGCAACGCCGGCCAGACGTCCATCAAGAAGGAGCCTTTGGAGGGAGGCGTCTACTCCTCCTACCACCATGGGCTTCACCTGGACCACAGTGGTCAGATCAGCTACACCACCCCCAACTCTGAAGAGGCTCCATCCAGCCAGGGCTCCACCCGAACCAACGGCGTCCCCACTATCACCTCGTCCAGCCCCGAACCGGAGGTCTACACCACCCTCACCATCAGCACGCCCCTGATGGCCCAAACGGACACGGGAAGCCACCACCTCCAACCGACAGAGTACCTAGGGGTCCACGAGATCCGGGGGCATCCACCCTCGCACCTGATGGGCCCCGGCATGAACAGCAACTACATGAACCTGTCGGAAAACAAGGTGGACGGCTCAGGAGGCATGAATGAGATGGTGCGGGCGATGTGCGGGGAGATGGAGGCTGTGGAAGGGAAGGAGCTGGCCAAACTACAGACAGTGCATATGGACGAGGACATGGCCGACCTTTAA